The sequence acaattctttcatttccaatgcatgcagtcgatgcttccaagcatcccaggaaatcctcttgctgcattctgtgctaggattcgagcagtgtcttccgcattgggtgttcgcaagtattgcggtccaaacacaggcaccactgccctgcagaacttgtaaaaacactcaatggtggtggactcggccatgcgcccatagtcgtcgagtgaatcaccgggagctccgtatgcaagcatcttcatagctgtcgtgcacttctgaattgaggtgaatccaagtttgccggtgcaatccttcttgcaattgaagtagttgtcgaactcccggatggaattcacaatcccgaggaaaagctttcggctcatccgataacgacgccgaaatgttttctcgccgtgcaatggagcgtcggcgaagtagtcagaatagagcatgcagtagccttccagacgatgtcggttcttttctttcacccgccccggcgccgagccacctcgccacggcttttcactgctcgcgagcaggccggcgagggcggcaagcaccatgagatgctcctactcctggacgtcggcatcggcttcctcctctagcaacgccgcgagcacctcctcgtcgtccgagtccatcgTTGGGCAGACAAATcaccgaacaccttgcgggcgaggTGGGCGCAAACCCGCCGGTGTACAGCCCAACACTGAATAGTACATTATATCATCTTACTTATTGCAACGCTCTgcttgttatgaacttaatacttcaGAATGCATACTAGATAGCAGTCTTGGGGTGGGAATGTATCCGGTGCACCCgcgcttgtggtgctaccggtgcaccagaTGTCATAGAATATTttaaaaaatctggaaaaaaaatctAGCACGTTAACGCAACATCAATGTATGATGTCACAAATTTTCGTGTAAAAAATCGAAATGGTTTTTGAGATAAAAAATGACAAGTTTGACATCAGTGTGTTAATGGGCCAAATCTAAACCTCAAGttatgttatgtactattcagtgtcgaatttgtcatttttgttttccgagttatgtttcgaattttgatttcAAATTTTGTGACAACCTACAATAATGTTGTGTGAGTGTGCTAAttctttttttagatttttttgaacattttaaaaacaCAATGCAACTTCGGTGCACCGGTAGCAACCCAAGCTCCGGCGCACCAGATATTTTCCCGTCTTGGGGTGGAGTAAGTTGTAGATGCAGTTAGATAACGACCTATATATCACGAACGTAATGCATATATGAGATTATATTGTTAATGATCATAGTCACAAATATAAATATTGCAATTTTTTCACCACACTACACTTGTATGCTTGGAAAGATGTCACCAGTGAACCTATGACCCCGGGCTATCCTTTTATAACGAAAACTTtactaaaaatatgttttctttgtTGTATCATTTCTTTTGTTTTATCTATCTATCCATTCatacctaagagcatctccagccgcgctcccaacaggccccccagggcGACTTTTTTCGCGCCAGCGCCAAAAAAAACCCCAGTCGCATCCCCAAGATGCCGAAATCCGTcggctcggcccgtttttgggcccggcgatcccaggccgaacccagtgcgctggggggggggggggcgctcgggGACTCCGGCGGAAGGGAAAAGCACGCTTGGGCCACACTGTCAGGCGAAAAGTCAAAGCAATCGTCCAAATTTGCCCCCCACCCCCGAGCGCTCGGCCACCACCCtgccgatcccggcgccgcccgccgcccagcaCCGCTAGATAGGCCTTTCCCCGCCAGAAAAAAGAGAAGGTTTCGCCGCGACAACCTCTCCACCACCTTCAGGGCGAGTTTTCCGGCGCTCCGGCCACGCAGGGCCGTATACCGGCGGCTGTGCGCCCACCACGCCCGCCAGGTGTTCGGCGGTTTACCCGCTCGGCGGTGGAGTCagacgacgaggaggcgctcgcggcgttgctggaggaggaagccgatgccgatgtgcaagttgatcaccaactaCCGGCAACCTAGGctgccttcctcaatatgcgtcaggagatccgagacccacaggtgcatcaacaatTGCAGCAGGATCCGGTGGAgaacctatggaggctcaagggcaatgCCTAGTTCGATGTGTGATGAAAtgtgagtttttatttgttgaactatataatttgtattgaattatttgttgttgaaccttttgatttctattgattttcggtgatgaactatgtgataaaaaaattacTTGTGTTGAATTTGCGCCGAACCACGGCGAATACAGGCCGATTTGCGCCGATATCAAGCTGATTTTTTACCGAAATTGGGCCAAAAAGCGAGCGCTTTGCGAAAAAAATGAGCTGATATCGAcgcctaggggggcggcggccggaAACCCAATCGCCCCCCGATTTTTGCGCCAGCTCGTCCCCAAGCGACGATTTTCAAGCCTCATGTGGGGGCCAACGGCTAGAGATGATCTAAGTAGTACTCTTGTAGTAGTACTCGGTAATCGGCCCTCTTCTAATTCTTAATCCCGTATGTTCCTTTCGCTTGACTGCTGCTTGTTTGCCACTGCGATCCCTGAAATTCTCGAAACCAGATCTAGAGAAGTTATAGTACcctaactttttttctgttagtcCATACAATTAAGACTAAAATAACTTAAATTAATTTTTAAATTACGAATCTAGTATGTACATTCATAGTAATTACATACAAACAAGTTGATGGTGAGATAAAAttaattttgaattttttatatCTACAGTAATTACCAAAAGTAAATAACCTActaataatttctaacatttctttttcattttacaCTAGATGAGCACTGTAGCATCGTAACTTCACTTCTAATTTAGATGATCCGGCTCCGAAATTCTCGGGCGTTTCCTCCGCCGATAACTCTTATCACTTGCAACGAACGAGTTGACCTGCACGCGCAACCGCCTGATGAGAGCCCAACCAAACGTTGCCACTACTCCTCCAACACCACCAACCTCGCCGGCCGGCCGGCTGGCAGCGACACGTACGACGTACCAGGCCTTAACTTCACATAAAAGGACAGAACAACATCAGGAGAGAGGGAAGACCGGCCGGAGTAGCAACGTGCATGCAGCAGCCATGGAGCCAGCAACGGCAGCCGCAGCAGCTTGTCCTCGGTTGCTCGTGTCCCTCTTCCTCGTCCTATCATGCTTCGTGTCACCCGAGCTCGTCCATGGCCAGCCCGACGCCCTCGGCTTCATCAGCATCGACTGCGGGATCGCCGACGGCCCGAGCTACCCCGACGAGTCCACGCGCGGCCTGAGGTACGTCTCGGACGCCGGCTTCGTCGACGCCGGCGCGGGGGCCAACGCTGGCATCAACCCGCCGTACAGCGACCGGGAACTGGCGGCGCGGTACCTCACCGTACGCCACTTCTCCGGTGGTGCTGCCCGCAACTGCTACACGCTCCGGGGGCTCTCGCCGGGAGGCAGGTACCTTGTCAGGTCCAGCTTCTACTACGGCAACTACGACGTGCTCAACAGGCCCCCGTCCTTCCACCTCTACCTCGGGGTCAACCGCTGGGCCGCCGTCAACGTCACCGCGGCCGATGACATGTACATCTTCGAGGCCGTCGTCGTGTCCCCGGCTGATTTCTTTCAGGTCCCAGGAGTCTAGGCAGACTTAACAATTTGAGCTTTGTTGAGTGAACTGGTTGGTGACAAGTATTTTTGGTTTACATACAGGTGTGCCTGGTGGAAATAGGACAGGGTACGCCCTTCATCTCCGGGCTTGACCTGAGGCCGCTCAGGGCGGCCATGTACCCGGAGGCCACCGTGAACCAGTCGCTGCTCCTGCTCAACGTTCGCCGGCCGGCGGCGAGATTCGCCTTGAACCGCTACCACTTCTGGCGGCCGGCTAGTTTCTATAAGATATACAGGTTCGCCCGGTGATAACTACTGATGCATATTGTAGTTGCCTGCCGATTACTTGATGTGAAGGTCAAAATGGGTTATCTTGACCATTTGCACACATCACGTAGGGCAGCAGCATTCCTTGGTTTCTTGCACAAGTTTCCATTTGGATGAACATTTTAAAATAGGCTTTGCAGAGTTGTAAGAAAACCGCTATGCACTTACTCTGCTCCAAAATGACACCGCGTATGCACACGGAATAACATAAAACCCTGAGCTTGAGTTTTCTCCTCCGTTTGATTGTACTACCTTTTATAGTTGATGCTGCTCTTTATGTTACCTGCAAAGCTCATATGATCAAACGATCAATCATCTTAAGAAACCACCCTGGAAGTGGTTAGCAATCTCAGACAACTAACAAGGTTCTAAACATTATCACCTTTCTAGAACACATGGTTTATTATCACAACTCCCTAGTCCCAGAGAGACTAACATGTAGTTCCCCTTGAAATGCGGTCAAACTGACAGCTGGCCATTGACCCCACAGCTTGATCTAATAAAAAAAAGATTATATCACTATATAAATTGTTGTTGCACTTCAATTCCTGAATGAACTGCCAAGTAGCATGACTGACACCTGGCCTTCTCTACCACCAAACCAAATGCATCATTTTAGGTCGATCAAGAGTCAATTCTGCAAAATCTATTGGCCAAACCAGAGCCTGGAGTTTCAGGCACACGAGTTGCAATTTCTGCCGATTTTCTCACACCGGATTCCGCTTCTTGCCAACAATAACAGGTACCCATTTGACTCCTATGACCGCATCTGGCAGTCTTACGGCGACGTCGCTGCGTGGACCAACATAACGACGGCGGCCGACGTCGATGTCTCCAAGGCCAGCAGCTTCGACGCGCCGCCTGTGGTGCTGCGGAGCGCCGCCACTCCGGTGAACGGAACCCGGCTCGACTTCTCATGGAGCCCGGACACCTCCCAGAACAATGACAGCAGCAGCGCAGCCTACCTCCTGCTGCTCTACTTCACGGAGCTACAGCAGCTGCCGGGCAACGCGCTGAGGCGGTTCGACATCCTCGTTGACGGCGCCTCGTGGAACGGCAGCCGGAGTTACACCCCGAAGTACCTCTCCGCAGAGGTTGTGGAACAGGTGGTGGTGCAGGGGTCAGGCCAGCACACCGTCTCGCTTGTCGCCACGCCAGATGCCACACTCCCGCCCATCCTGAACGCGTTCGAGATATACTCACTGCGGCAGATGACTGAGCTTGCGACGAACAATGGAGACGGTACCTTGCACTTTGATCCATGTGTTCCACTGTCAAGGATCCTAGTTTGGACTGAAATTTGCAAGTCCAGTAGCTTTGAATTATTTGTTTCTGGATAGCGTAAAGCAGAACCTCAGAAACACCTCCGTTTTTCCATATTAACAGCCAAGGCCATGATGGGAATTCGCACGACGTACATGCTGAAGAAAAACTGGATGGGTGATCCTTGTGCGCCGAAAGCATTTGCCTGGAATGGCCTGAACTGCAGTTATTCTTCATCTGGTCCTGCATGGATAACAGCTCTGTAAGTTGTCAAGTGCAAAAGAACTGCACATTCATGCTTGTACTTGAAAGGTTAAAAAGAAAGCTTTTCCATGGCATGATACTAATCTACTATGGGATTTGCAACAGAATATTGTCATCTAGTTTGTTGACCGGTGCAGTTGATCCTTCTTTCGGTGATCTAAAATCCCTTCAATACCTGTAAGTGCCCGATATGATCATCATACGACATATTCTGACTCAGAACACCTTCAGGTTCTCATAATCTTCTAGTATTTAGGAGCTATTTAAGATTTGACGCAATATAAAAATTGAATATTGcttgtattttattttttattatacGTACTCAAGCCTTTTCTCATAAGAATTTTAATTCCAGGGACTTGTCCAATAACAGCCTGTCTGGTCCAATACCTGATTTTCTGGCACAAATGCCATCACTTAAATTCCTGTAAGTATACTTGTTTGCTTCAGTTCACTTCAATATGCGCATCAGCATATTTCAAAATATTTGTGCTCTACAGTGATTTGTCAAGCAACAAACTCAGTGGATCAATTCCTGCAGCTCTAGTACGGAAGCGTCAAAATGGATCCCTTGTATTAAGGTTTGCATAGCTAACTTACacctttattctttctttttcttaatgCTCCAAATTTAACTAATTCAGACATTGTTGCTGTAATTCTAGGATTGGTAACAATGCAAATATCTGTGACAATGGTGCTTCTACATGTGCTCCAAACGACAAGCAAAAGAACAGAACACTCATCATTGCGATAGCCGTTCCAATAGCTGTAGCTACTCTACTGTTTGTCGCAGCAATTATTATCCTTCATAGAAGGAGAATTAAACAAGGTAATATTTCACCAAGGAAACCAGCAAATTTATAGTAAGTAAAGATCACCCATATAAAGTCAGGTTTGATTCCAGATACATGGATGGCAAATAGCGCAAGGCTTAATAGCCCCAGGGACAGGGAGAGGTCGAACTTGTTTGAGAACAGACAGTTCAGCTACAAAGAGCTGAAGCTCATCACAGCTAACTTCAAGGAAGAAATAGGGCGAGGAGGATTTGGTGCTGTGTTTCTAGGCTATTTGGAGAATGGAAGTCCAGTTGCTGTGAAGATCCGTTCAAAAACATCATCTCAAGGGGACAGGGAGTTTCTATCTGAGGTAGGCTATTAACTACTTTGAAATTTATTGTTTGTATCCTTGAACCAAATGTTCTTACTGCAaatcgcaggctcaacacttgagTCGAGTTCACCACAGGAACCTGGTTTCCTTGATTGGTTATTGCAAGGACAAGAAACAACTGGCCCTTGTCTATGAATATATGCATGGTGGAGACCTAGAGGATCGTCTAAGAGGTAAGTTAGTATCTCCCTGAAGAAAATCATCTTTAGGCACCTCCCTAGTTTCCTTTGTTACAAAGTTTAGTGCCCATTGTACCAACTTCTTCAATTACATTCTTGGCACACAAAAAAAGGACAACATTTTAGAGAAGCACATACTTCCTATAGGATGTGATAACTTCGAACAAACTCAAAAGTGTGGCATACAATACTCATGTGTCCAGTACAGTTATTAAAAATTTGTGGACAGAGCAGCCAAGTTTTCCTGAATGTGTTCCTTGATACAAATTGTGTCCAAATTATACACTAATAAATCACATAGTACCTTTTCTTGTCAGAATATTACTATTCTGCAGATCTTTTTATAAGCCATGTTTTTGGATGCTCTGTCACAGGAGAGGTGTCTGTCGCTACGCCCCTCAGTTGGCATCGACGTCTCAAGATTGCTCTCGACTCTGCCCATGGTTCGTATGACTGTACAGTGTACACACCTGAAGTTGTAATATAGTATTAGTAGTAGAAAGATCGCATCATGGCTTGATACTTGTACCAGCTAAAGCGAACAAAACCTCATCCAT comes from Triticum aestivum cultivar Chinese Spring chromosome 5B, IWGSC CS RefSeq v2.1, whole genome shotgun sequence and encodes:
- the LOC123110703 gene encoding probable LRR receptor-like serine/threonine-protein kinase At1g05700; this translates as MEPATAAAAACPRLLVSLFLVLSCFVSPELVHGQPDALGFISIDCGIADGPSYPDESTRGLRYVSDAGFVDAGAGANAGINPPYSDRELAARYLTVRHFSGGAARNCYTLRGLSPGGRYLVRSSFYYGNYDVLNRPPSFHLYLGVNRWAAVNVTAADDMYIFEAVVVSPADFFQVCLVEIGQGTPFISGLDLRPLRAAMYPEATVNQSLLLLNVRRPAARFALNRYHFWRPASFYKIYRYPFDSYDRIWQSYGDVAAWTNITTAADVDVSKASSFDAPPVVLRSAATPVNGTRLDFSWSPDTSQNNDSSSAAYLLLLYFTELQQLPGNALRRFDILVDGASWNGSRSYTPKYLSAEVVEQVVVQGSGQHTVSLVATPDATLPPILNAFEIYSLRQMTELATNNGDAKAMMGIRTTYMLKKNWMGDPCAPKAFAWNGLNCSYSSSGPAWITALILSSSLLTGAVDPSFGDLKSLQYLDLSNNSLSGPIPDFLAQMPSLKFLDLSSNKLSGSIPAALVRKRQNGSLVLRIGNNANICDNGASTCAPNDKQKNRTLIIAIAVPIAVATLLFVAAIIILHRRRIKQDTWMANSARLNSPRDRERSNLFENRQFSYKELKLITANFKEEIGRGGFGAVFLGYLENGSPVAVKIRSKTSSQGDREFLSEAQHLSRVHHRNLVSLIGYCKDKKQLALVYEYMHGGDLEDRLRGEVSVATPLSWHRRLKIALDSAHGLEYLHRSCQPPLIHRDVKTKNILLSADLDAKISDFGLTKVFADEFMTHITTQPAGTLGYLDPEYYNTSRLSEKSDVYSFGVVLLEVITGQSPAVAITDTESIHIAQWVRQKLSEGNIESIADSKMGRECDVNSVWKVTELALQCKEQPSRERPTMTDVVAELKECLELEVSRGMGNYNSVTSGTSNLSATSADSHNDAQANDLKQQSVLELGQVGDASPTHIGPAPR